CCAATGACACTCAGCGGGAATCGATGTCGATAGGGCTTCCGGTCAGTCACAGCTCGGCAGCCTATCAGCGTTAAGTTGCCAGAACCGGGCCGACTGATGCTTTTTCCCGTCTAGGACGTCATCGAACTGAAGTTGTCACCTACTGAGCGCCCAGGCAAGTCGAGCGCAGCGCCGGGCCACCCTGATCCTCGGCAGGTTCTGGTGACGCTCGGCCTGTAACGCCGCTCGTTTCCTCGCTGGAGAACGGGCCGCGCGCGCGTGATATGTTCAGTTCAGGCCTAGGCAACACGGCATGGTGCGCGGTCTTCACGGCATGGTGGTCAGCACGAGGTTGAGAAAGGAGGGGGACATGGTAACACTGGGACTGTTGGTCCGGCTGGAGGCCAAGCCTGGAAAAGAGGCGGACGTCGAGAACTTTCTGAAGGGAGGGCTGCCGCTGGTTGAGCAGGAACCGGCGACGACCGCCTGGTTCGCAATCCGCCTGGGACCTTCGACCTTCGGCATCTTCGACGTATTTCCCGACGAGTCAGGCCGGGAAGCGCACCTGTCGGGCCGCGTTGCAGCGGCACTCCAGGAGAACGCCGAACTGTTCGCACAGGCACCCGACATTCAGAAGCTTGATGTCGTGGCGGCCAAGCTCCCCGGGGTTCTGGCAACTTAACCTCGGCAGGCCGAGCTGTGAGCGGCCAGGAGCCGTACCGTCATCGATTTCCCTTGAGCGTCATCGGCTACGCCCTGCGGCTCTACCATCGGTTCTCGCTCAGTCAACGTGACGTGCAGGAACTCCTCCACGAGCGCGGGGTCGTGGTCAGCCACGAGACCTTGCGGAAGTGGAACATCAAATTTGCTCCGCTCCTGACTGAAGAACTGCGTCACCGAGAACCCCGACGGGGTTCTCGGTGACATTTGGATGAAATGCACGTGAGGGTCGGAGGGGTCACCCACCGGCTGTGGCGGGCGGTAGACGAGTATGGAGACGTCCTCGACGTTCTCCTTCAGGAGCACCGCGATACCGAGGCCGCCAGATCCTTCTTCATGCGCCTGTTGGAGACATATTGAGAATCAAGCCGCCTGCTGCACCCTGCTCACCCAGCGCAAATTAAGTTGCCAGAACCCCCACCAGGGACAGGGTGATCGTGGCATCCGACTTGCCCGTGCTGGACGTGTTGCGGACCTATCGGCTCCGCTGGGCGATTGAATCGGCATTTTCCTCGCTGAAGTCCCGCGGGCTGAGGTGAGGGGCGGAGGCGACGCATATGACGGCCTCAGAGCGAATCTCGCGGCTCTTTGGACTGCTCTGTATCCGGCTCACCTGGATGACCCGGGTTGGGGCGCGTCGGACAGAGACCCACGCTCCTCGGCGGGACAAGCGCGGGCGAGCGGTTGTGAGTCAACCCCGGATCGGGTGGCAGATCCTGAGTCAGGCGGCCCGATGGGGCGGCGAGGTCTTCTGGGACTGCCTGCGGCTCCTCAGGACGCCATTCCCAACGTCCAGTACATCAATTTCCCAAAGTGTCAGGTGCTGAGTGTTTCTCAGGATATGCTTCACGGGCTTTAAACGCTGATTGACCCTGACTTGTGTATAGTGCAACGAGGAAACAACCGCCACAGGCAGAGCAAGAGAAAATCACGGGGAAGACCCCGCGAGGTCATTGCTTTGTTCTGTCACCCGTCCGAACGATCTCAGCGACGCAAGGAGAATGACCATGCGCTATCACACTCTCAATGACCTGTACGTCTCTCTTCTGCGTGACCTTTACTCCGCGGAGCAGCAACTGCTCATCGCGCTTCCCGTGATGGCGCAGTCGGCGGTGACGCCAAAGCTGAAAGAAGGCTTCGAACTCCACCTGACGCAGACGCAAGAACATGTCAAGCGCCTGGAAAAGATCTTCTCTGGGTTGGGCGAGTCTCCGCTCGGCAAGGTCAGCGGCGCGATGCTCGGGCTGGTGAGGGAAGGCAACGAAATCATCACCGGCAACGAGCCGGGCATCGTGCGCGACGCCGCCCTGATCATGGCTGCGCAGCGGGTCGAGCACCTGGAAATCGCCAGCTACGGCACCGCCGCCACCTATGCGGGTCTGCTGGGTGAGGAGAACGCGGTCAAACTGCTGGAAACCACCCTGAAGGAAGAGGAAGAAACCGACCAACAGCTCACGGTAGTGGCCAGCGCGATCAATCCCAAAGCGGTCTAAGCCCCCGCCACGCCAGAACGAACCAAGAGCAGGAATGGGACTCCGGGCCACCGATGCGCCGGAGTTGGAGGTTTCATATGAAAGCTGTCATTTACAACGGACCGCGTGATGTTCGCGTTGTCGACGTGGCCGACCCCCAGATTGAGCAACCCACAGATGTGCTGGTGAAAATCACGAGTACCAACATCTGCGGTTCCGACCTGCACATGTACGAGGGCCGCACCGACATCGAGTGCGGGCGGGTGCTTGGGCATGAAAACCTGGGTGAAGTGGTGGAAATCGGCCGGGCGGTGTACCGCATTAAGGTGGGTGACAAGGTCTGTCTGCCGTTCAATATCGGCTGTGGCTTCTGCCGTAACTGCGAAAAGGGGTTGACTGGAGCCTGCCTGACGGTGGCGCCGGGTCAGGCCGGGGCTGCCTACGGGTTTGCCGACATGGGCCCGTTTCAGGGTGGACAGGCCCAGTACTTGCGGGTGCCCTTCGGTGATTTCAACTGCCTGAAGCTCCCCGAGGACGCCGCCGAGAAAGAGGACGACTATGTGATGCTGGCCGACATTTTTCCGACGGGCTGGCACGCCACGCGGCTCGCCAATCTGATGCCCGGTGACAGCATCGCGATTTATGGGGCGGGACCAGTGGGACTGATGGCCGCTTACTCCGCCATGATTCAGGGGGCTCGGCAAGTCATCGTGGTCGACCGCCACAAGGATCGCCTGAAACTGGCCGAACAGATCGGAGCGATTGCTGTCAACGACGCCGAGCACGACCCAGTCGAACAGATCATGGAACTGACGAACGGCCGGGGTACAGATAAGGGCTGCGAATGTGTGGGCTGGCAGTGCCACGACCACGGCGGACAGGAAATCCCCAACCTGACCATGAACAATCTGGTGAAGACTACTCGCGCCACCGGGCAGATCGGCGTGGTGGGTGTCTTCGTTCCGCAGGATCCGAAATCGCCGGACGACCTGATGAAGCGTGGTCAGATTGCCTTCGACATCGGCAATTTCTTCTTCAAGGGCCTGCGGATGGGTTCGGGGCAAGCCAACGTGAAGGCGTATAACCGGGAGTTGCGCGACCTGATTCACGCTGATCGTGCCAAGCCATCATTCCTGGTGTCGCACCGCCTGCCGCTGGAACAGGCCCCCGACGCATACAAAAACTTCGATAACCGCATAGACGGCTGGACGAAGGTGATCCTCAAACCCAACGAGTAGGAACGAACAGGTGCGGAGGGTCGCACCGGTTCTGGCAACTTAAGCGTGAACGGAAAAGAAGACCGACTGGGCAGCCTGAAATTCAGGCTGCCTGTTGCATTGCCTCTCGCCAAACCTGCATCGCGGAGGTTTGGTTCGTTCGTCGCCCTGTGGCTGGAATCGTGGTTCTGGTGTGGTGATGGAGATTCGAGGTGCGGGCATGAAGGCCGAGGAATTCCTGAGTCCGTTTTCGTCGTTTAAACCTGAACCGCCTGCTCCGAACATTCCTCAAAAACGAGGAATTTCTGCGCCAGCACGGCTATTCACTCCACTATGCAAGGTGCAACTCCTGAGTTCGGCTTTACCGGTCCCTCTAGGGCTATCGCTTCCGTCTCCGTCGGTACTGGCATCACCCTCTCCCGCACTTCCCTGGCCTCTCGCTCCCGCTCAGTTGGCATTCCCTTCAGGTACTTACCAATAGTGACGTTGGAGACGCCTAGGTCGGCGGCAATCTCTTTCCGCGGCTCCCCGGCAGCATAGCGTTCGCGGATCGAGGTAATTTCAGCCTCGGTCAGCGTGTGGAACGTCTGAATACCGTGGATAACCCGAACGTGTTGCTGCACGGTGCGTTGATGTGAGCCGCTGAGAATAGACAACTGACTCACCGACTTACCTTCAGCCAGCCGGGCACGCACCCAGGTCTCACTCCAGTACAGGGGCAGGTTGCGCCCACGCAATTCCTCCTCCGTCCAGACATGACCCCGGCTGGCCGCCTCCTTGTAGATGCTGCCCAACTCGTAGTTGCCGTATTGCTGCGGCTTAATGTCTCCGGCAAGGGCAAGGGCGGCGTGCCGCACGAAGGAGGACAGCTCCATGCCAATTTGCTGTGCGGCGGCGGACACCAAGTCCAACTCGCTCTGGCTCAGCCGTACGTTCACTTCCTGCTCGCGCCCCATAGCTCGATGCTAGCAACGAGTCACGGCCCTGAGGAACAAGAACGCCCTGGCTCCTCGCCAAGGCATTCAAAGTGCGAGCGGAAGGCTGTTTGCGCCTCCTACCGCAAATACTTCTGCGATACGTACCCGGTGCGGCCCTTCGTACTAACCTTGCACCAGCCCGCCGCGCACCCCAGCAGGTTGACCTGCGTCCCGGCCGCAAGCGTCGCTACCTTCCCGGTCTGTGCAGACGGCCCCTCTCGGAGGTTCAGGCTTGTCGTTGTACGTCGGGTGCTGCCACTGACAGGAGGTGCGGCTGGCGTGGCGGGAACAGCGACAGGCTGAGGCCGCTCGCTGGTTGGGCAACCACTCGTGTACCCCAAGTCCCCGCAAACGTAGGTGCCGTGGTCGCTGGGACAGGAGTGCCAGCGGTGACAGCCATCGCGGTGGGCCTGGGCCGGCGCGAACAGCATGAACAGGACGGAGGCCGTGCTGAAAAGCAGGGTTCGCTTCATGCCCCAAGGTGACAGGTCGTGAGGCCCTGCGTGCGCTACTTTGCGGCATGACCCGAGACGAGCAGGAACCCACGCCGGACATCCTGACAGGCACGCTTATTGTGGATGCCATCGAGGGAGGGTTGGCCCGCGTCGAGCGGGAGGACGGCAGCACCGAGGACTGGCCCCTAGCCAGCCTGCCCTGCGGCGTGCAGGAGGGGGATGTCGTGCGCCTCACTGTGAGCGGTGGCGACCTGGACATCGAGATTGACCACGCCGAAACCCAGCGCCGCCAGGGCACTGCTCAGCAGCAGCTCGACACTTTGAACCAAGCCACCCCCAGCGGGGAGTTGGACTTGTGAGGCACGTCCTGACCCTGGCCACCCTCTCCCTGGGCCTGGCTTCCGCACAGGCGGCCGCTCCCGGCGCTTTGATCATTCGCTTCCTCGACGTGGGGCAAGGGGACGCCGTGCTCATCACTAGCCCCGAAGGTAAATCTGTCCTCTATGACGGCGGCCGCAGTGAGCCGCGGCTCCAAGCCCTGTTGAACCTGTACAACGTGCAGAGCCTGGACCTCGTAGCGGCCAGCCACGCCGACAGCGACCACATCACGGGGCTGATTCCGGCCGTGCGGCTGTTCAAGCCAAAGTTCTTTTTGAATAACGGGCTGGCCGGCACGACCCAGACCTGGAACCGGCTGGTCACGGCAGCCCAGCAGGCGGGCACGCAGGGGCTGGTAGCGCGGGACCAGACCATCAACCTGGGGAGCGTGAAATTGACCGTGCTCGCGCCGCCGGCCGGAATGCCCCGGAACGAGCAGAACCTGAACTCGGTGGGCCTGCTGGTGCAGTACGGCAAGTTCCACGCTCTCATGACCGGCGACAGCGAGACGGCAGAGACGGTGGGGTGGTTGAAGAAGTACCCAGCCTCGGCGCTCGGTCCCATCGATGTGTACAAGTCGATTCACCATGGGGCCAAAAACGGCGACAACGCGGCGTGGTTGGCGGCTGTCCGGCCCCGGAACGTGGTCATCAGCGTCGGCCCGAACAGCTACGGCCACCCGACCGCGGAGGCGCTGGCGCTGTACAAGCGGGTCGGTGCGACGGTCTACCGCACGGACCGGGAGGGGACGGTGACGGTGGTGGTGCAGCCGAGCGGGCAGTTCGCCATCACGACAGGACACGGACCAGTGGTTCCAGCAAATCCCCCAGCATCGCGCCCAGCCCCAGTGGCACCACGTCCAGCAACCCCAGCGGCGATTCCCCCGACTCCAGCTCCAGCCAACTCCGGCAGCGCCTACTACGCGAACTGTGCGGCCGTCAGGGTGGCAGGGGCGGCACCGCTGCTGCGGGGGCAGCCGGGGTACCGGCCTGGTCTGGATAGAGACGGGGACGGGCGGGCGTGCGAGTGAGACTTCGGAGAGGTCGGACACACTAGCTTCCCCCTATGGCACGTCGTAGGCGCAGGAAAAAGGAAGACCCGAGAGCCGTAGTCACCCTCGCGTTGCTGTTCGGGCTGTTCTATAGCGGAATAAGCGGGGCATGGGGCCTGTTCGCGGTGCTGGTGCTCCTACTGGTCGGGGCCGTTGTCCTGTTGGTTGCACAAGCCAGGGCCAAGCGCACCCGCGCCCTGGCCCTGCGTGACCTCCAGGCCCTTACGCCGCGTGAGCTGGAGCTGCACGTCGCCCAGGTACTGAATGCCCTGCCGGGCTGGCGGGCCGAGGCGACAAGGGGGAGTGCCGACCAGGGCGCGGACGTGATTGCCACCGGGCCGGGCGGCGCGAAGGTAGCGGTGCAGGTCAAGAAGTACAGCAACCCGGTCGGCAACAAGGCCGTGCAGGAGATCGTGGCAAGCAAGGCGTTCTACCGCTGCGCCCACGCGGTCGTGGTGACCAGCGGGCCGGGATACACACGGGCAGCGCGGGAACTGGCGCGGGCGAACGGGGTGCCGCTCTGGGGGCCAGACGATTTGTTCCGGCTTCAGGCCCTGGCGGCGCAGAAACAGGCACCTCCGCGTGACCTGCTACCTGCCTGAACCTGAAAGTACCGGCACCCACGCCCAATGTGTCCCCCTCTCCTCGGCTTTGCGGCTGAGCGGAGGGGGACACATTGCGTTTGGTTGGGGACTTGACCTTCACCACTTCCGCAGGTCGGTGTCAACTTGGGGGAGTGGCTGTTCAGTCGAACCGAACAAGCCGTCCTAGACGGTGTTTTCCTCGATTTTCCGACTTTACTTCTCGACCGCCGACCTTCAGACTACAGACATCCAAGGAAGCGAAAACGCTGTCCTAGACGGAGGAAAACCACTATGACCAAGACCCCGATGACCGCCGCCGACAAAGACGCCCTGATTGCCGAATCTGCCGCTGCTGGCCTCACCGTCACCCGCACCAGCAAGGACTTCTTCCTGGGCGAGGGCGAAGGCCGCCAGCGCGTTACCCCCGGCGAAATCAAGCGTCTCATCCTCCAGGCCCAGGAAGAGGCTGAGGCAGAAGAGGTCGCCCGCGCCGAGGCGCTGGCACTGGCCGACGAGCTGCGCGTCGAGGAACAGGAAGGCGCGGCGGTCGAGGTCGAGGTAACGCCGGTCGCTGAGCCTGAGGCTGTCCCGGCAGCACCGACGCCCGCGCCTACCGCCGAGAAAGCCTCGAAGGTCGTCATCAAGTGGGGGCCGCCCTGCGGGGGCAACCTCGCGGGCCTGGCCGCCGCCGAGCACGACGAGGGGCGCAACCCCCTCGTGCACCTGAGCTTCACGCCCTCCAGCACCCACAAGACCAAAGAGGCGGCGGCGGCGGCCGGGCGGCAGGCCTGCAAGACCGGCTGGCTGGCCGCGCTCGCCCAGGACCACGAGGGTGCCCAGTTCTGGGTGGTGGCCTGCCTGAACGAGCGCGGGAACCTGGTGCTCGACGGCCAGGAGGTCCGGCTGGAACTGCTGAGCGGCCAGGAGGCCGAAGCGTACCGCGAGAAGGTGAAGGGTGCCCGCAACCAGGCCAAGGCCCAGTGGGTCGCGCAGGCTGTCTGAACGTCCCCACTCGCCCCCGACCTCCCACCCCGGAGGTCGGGGCTTTCGTCGCCCAAGGCAAGGCCCCCGACTCCGTGCTGGAGCGGGGGCCACGTGCGTGCCGAGTGTCAACCGCTGGTAGACACGTCCTCGTCGGGGCGGCGCAGCCCGTCAGGCCGTGCCAGGAACTCCATGCCCCTCGCGCCGCCTTCGAGAATCCGCACACGAACGTTCTTCGGGCCAGTGCGGACCACCTCGCAGCGGCCGTAGCGACTGCTGATGACCACGTCGCCCTTCTGGTAGCTGGCGGGCGGCGCGAACGGCGCAGGGGAGAGGCTCTCCAGGCGGGCACGCTCGTACGCGAGGCGCAGCTCCAGGTGGGCAGTCCAGCGGTGCCAGTGGAGCGCGCTGCGCTCGTGCGCGGCCTCCGTTTCCGGTGTCACGGGGCGGGCGTCCAGGTCCTCCAGCGACCGCTGCATCCGGCGCAGCTCCGCTTCCAGCTTCTCGATGCGCCGCCGCACCACGCTGGGGTCGCTCTTCTGCCGTGCCCGGCGCTCCGTGCCCGCCGCGCGCCGCCGCCAGTAGTCCGCTTTGCGGCCCTCCTCGACTGCCTTGCGCATGTTCTGGTCGCTGCGCTCGATAGCCCGGCGGTGACGGCCCTCCGAGTGGTGGCCGACCTTGATGGGTTCACCCATCGGGGGCAGGCCCTTGCTGGCCGCCGCGCGCCTCGCCCCAGCCCGCCCTTCGGCGGCGGCGGCGCGGCCCGCGAAGCGGGCGACCCTCGCCTCCGGGTCGCCGGAGTCTGCCTCGTGCTCGATTCCTTCCACGAACTCCAGCAAGAAGTCCTCACGCTCGGGCGTCCAGGTCGCCACCCACGCCTCATGCCCGCGCCACCACTTGAACCCGGCGTTCCGGGTGCGGGTGTACTCGTCGGCGTCCAGTCTCGCGCCGGGCATCCAGCGCAGGGTGTCGTCCTCAATGTTGTAGGTCGCGCTCCCGAGCGGCTCGCGCTCGCCGGTCACGACTCCACCGTCCAGGCGCGCATGATGAGGCCCTCTGCCTCGTCAATCTCCACGTCCACGCGGTGCCCCATGATGCGGCCCAGGTGGACGGCCTCGCGGACTGAGGGCACGGCGGCGAGCAGGGCGTGCAGATCCAGCGCCTCGGTGTCAGTGATGACCAGGGCGGACCACGGCTCGCGCCAGTCCTCGGGAATCTCCAGCTCGACGTCGGTGAGGGTGCGGGTACCCGCCCCGGCAGTGGGCAGGTCGGCCAGCCGCACGACGACCAGCCCGGCCGCCTCCAGCTTTTCCAGGGTGCGCTCGGCACCCCGGCCCAGGGCGGCGAGCGCAGCAGCTCGCGCGGCTTCCAGGTCGGGGCGCGGCATCAGGCCACCGCCTCGACGACCAGAGTGTCCTGATACCCGAACGTGCCGACCCCCTGCCGGGAGACGAAAACCTCCCAGTGGACGTCCCCGACCTGCACGGCGGTCTCGGCGGGCACGCCTAGCAGGGGACCGGCCTTCACGGCGGCGGCGGCAGGCGTGGGGGCGTGGAGGCGCACCGACACCTCGCCCCGGCTCACGCGGTACTCGCGACGCAGCTCGGCAGCGAGGTCGGCCAGCTCGTCCCGGTCCAGGTGGACAGCCATATAGGCGCAGCACCCGGCCAGGAGGGAGCGGTGCACTTCCAGCACCTCGCCGTCGTTGGACAGCAGGACGTGCATGGTGCGGACCTCACTGAGGCGGCGCGTGAGGGTGCGGGGGAGGGAAGAGGGAACCTCCTCCCCCCGACTGAGCAGGGTGGCCAGGGCCGCCAGGGCCGCGTGCCGCTGGTAACGGCCTAACCGGAAAGAGGGAATCACAGCGCGACCTCCCGCATGACTTCCAGCAGTCGAAGCTGGGAGCGTAGGCTGCTCACCAGCGCCTGGGCGACGTCGAGGTCACGGCGGGCATCCCGCAGGCCGTCCTGGGCAGCCTTGAGAGCGCTGTATTCCTCAGCCAGGGCGAGGCGGAGATTGGCCTTGCGTTCTGCCTCGTTTCTGCCCTCGACACCTTCTGCGAGAGCGTGCGCCTCGGCAAACTCCAGCTCGAAGCGGACGTCGGCTTCCATCTGGGCGCTGCGGGCATACTCGCGGGTGGCGCGCACCAGCTCGGCGGTGGCGAGGTCGAGGGCCTGGGCGGTGAGGACGGTCATGCGGCCACCGTCCCGGTGGGGGTGGTGCGCTCTTCGCTGAGCAGCGTCACGCGGCCTTCGGCCTTCGCCCACTCCAGCAGCTCGACGGCTTCCTGAGCGGTGGCGGGCTGGCCGTCCACCGTGGCCGTCAGGGGGAGCATCTGGCCGCGAGCGTCGCGCCCGCCGGAGAGGCTGACGGTGCGCGTCCCCATGTGGACGCTGGCGCTGCTGCCTTCGCCCCAACCGGCGTAGAGGTCGAGCTTCCAGGTGCGGGTGACGTTGATCGGGCTGGTATCCTGCATGTGGTTCTCCTGCTAGGGGGGATTTCAGGGAGGGCGCGGAATCTTGGTCGAGGAAGCGCCCTTCTCTGATGTGGACACTATAACCGATATGGTTATAATAGTCAATATGTTTATGGCAAGCTATGATGCTGGCATGTCTGATGGCCTCTCGCCTGTTGATCGGCGGATTCGGGAAGCGATGCGCCATGCCATGGAAACGCACTCGCCTAGGCTCACCCAGTCGTCGCTGGCGGAGCGCTTGGGGATTTCACAGCCTGCCGTTGCTGCGCTGCTTTCAGGACGCCGGGGCCAGATCCCCCAGAGTCTGGTGGATCTCCTTGACGCTTTAAACTTGGAGCTGGTGGTACAGGAAAAGGAACAGGAGTGACCCCCCAGGAGTTCGCCCGCAAGTGGCGCGAG
The Deinococcus carri DNA segment above includes these coding regions:
- a CDS encoding putative quinol monooxygenase, with product MVTLGLLVRLEAKPGKEADVENFLKGGLPLVEQEPATTAWFAIRLGPSTFGIFDVFPDESGREAHLSGRVAAALQENAELFAQAPDIQKLDVVAAKLPGVLAT
- a CDS encoding ferritin-like domain-containing protein, which produces MTMRYHTLNDLYVSLLRDLYSAEQQLLIALPVMAQSAVTPKLKEGFELHLTQTQEHVKRLEKIFSGLGESPLGKVSGAMLGLVREGNEIITGNEPGIVRDAALIMAAQRVEHLEIASYGTAATYAGLLGEENAVKLLETTLKEEEETDQQLTVVASAINPKAV
- a CDS encoding glutathione-independent formaldehyde dehydrogenase; the protein is MKAVIYNGPRDVRVVDVADPQIEQPTDVLVKITSTNICGSDLHMYEGRTDIECGRVLGHENLGEVVEIGRAVYRIKVGDKVCLPFNIGCGFCRNCEKGLTGACLTVAPGQAGAAYGFADMGPFQGGQAQYLRVPFGDFNCLKLPEDAAEKEDDYVMLADIFPTGWHATRLANLMPGDSIAIYGAGPVGLMAAYSAMIQGARQVIVVDRHKDRLKLAEQIGAIAVNDAEHDPVEQIMELTNGRGTDKGCECVGWQCHDHGGQEIPNLTMNNLVKTTRATGQIGVVGVFVPQDPKSPDDLMKRGQIAFDIGNFFFKGLRMGSGQANVKAYNRELRDLIHADRAKPSFLVSHRLPLEQAPDAYKNFDNRIDGWTKVILKPNE
- a CDS encoding SH3 domain-containing protein: MKRTLLFSTASVLFMLFAPAQAHRDGCHRWHSCPSDHGTYVCGDLGYTSGCPTSERPQPVAVPATPAAPPVSGSTRRTTTSLNLREGPSAQTGKVATLAAGTQVNLLGCAAGWCKVSTKGRTGYVSQKYLR
- a CDS encoding DUF3006 domain-containing protein, whose translation is MTRDEQEPTPDILTGTLIVDAIEGGLARVEREDGSTEDWPLASLPCGVQEGDVVRLTVSGGDLDIEIDHAETQRRQGTAQQQLDTLNQATPSGELDL
- a CDS encoding excalibur calcium-binding domain-containing protein; the protein is MRHVLTLATLSLGLASAQAAAPGALIIRFLDVGQGDAVLITSPEGKSVLYDGGRSEPRLQALLNLYNVQSLDLVAASHADSDHITGLIPAVRLFKPKFFLNNGLAGTTQTWNRLVTAAQQAGTQGLVARDQTINLGSVKLTVLAPPAGMPRNEQNLNSVGLLVQYGKFHALMTGDSETAETVGWLKKYPASALGPIDVYKSIHHGAKNGDNAAWLAAVRPRNVVISVGPNSYGHPTAEALALYKRVGATVYRTDREGTVTVVVQPSGQFAITTGHGPVVPANPPASRPAPVAPRPATPAAIPPTPAPANSGSAYYANCAAVRVAGAAPLLRGQPGYRPGLDRDGDGRACE
- a CDS encoding restriction endonuclease, with the translated sequence MARRRRRKKEDPRAVVTLALLFGLFYSGISGAWGLFAVLVLLLVGAVVLLVAQARAKRTRALALRDLQALTPRELELHVAQVLNALPGWRAEATRGSADQGADVIATGPGGAKVAVQVKKYSNPVGNKAVQEIVASKAFYRCAHAVVVTSGPGYTRAARELARANGVPLWGPDDLFRLQALAAQKQAPPRDLLPA
- a CDS encoding DUF3560 domain-containing protein, yielding MTGEREPLGSATYNIEDDTLRWMPGARLDADEYTRTRNAGFKWWRGHEAWVATWTPEREDFLLEFVEGIEHEADSGDPEARVARFAGRAAAAEGRAGARRAAASKGLPPMGEPIKVGHHSEGRHRRAIERSDQNMRKAVEEGRKADYWRRRAAGTERRARQKSDPSVVRRRIEKLEAELRRMQRSLEDLDARPVTPETEAAHERSALHWHRWTAHLELRLAYERARLESLSPAPFAPPASYQKGDVVISSRYGRCEVVRTGPKNVRVRILEGGARGMEFLARPDGLRRPDEDVSTSG
- a CDS encoding helix-turn-helix transcriptional regulator; amino-acid sequence: MFMASYDAGMSDGLSPVDRRIREAMRHAMETHSPRLTQSSLAERLGISQPAVAALLSGRRGQIPQSLVDLLDALNLELVVQEKEQE